The following proteins are co-located in the Hydrogenophaga sp. RAC07 genome:
- a CDS encoding histidine phosphatase family protein: MFTHRLFALPALLLICAALTAHAQPTIANAASSAPAAGAALQGPALLSALRSGGYVVYFRHTATDFSRGDSAMSSYTDCDNQRLLSPQGQRDATAIGQRIRALQLPVGEALASPYCRTMDHARLMLTTVTPRNEIREAQGNDYAGLKQLLATPVPVGTNRWIVGHGTPFRAVAGAPHLSEGEAAVIRPGTTGWTVLARLMVADWAALGSTP; the protein is encoded by the coding sequence ATGTTCACCCACCGCCTCTTTGCCCTGCCCGCGCTGCTGCTCATCTGCGCCGCGCTCACCGCCCACGCCCAGCCCACCATCGCCAATGCCGCGTCGTCCGCGCCCGCGGCCGGCGCTGCGCTGCAAGGCCCTGCCCTGCTCAGTGCCTTGCGCAGCGGCGGCTACGTGGTCTATTTCCGCCACACCGCCACCGACTTCTCGCGCGGTGATTCGGCCATGAGCTCGTACACCGACTGCGACAACCAGCGCCTGCTCTCGCCGCAAGGCCAGCGCGACGCCACCGCCATCGGCCAACGCATCCGCGCGCTGCAGCTGCCGGTGGGCGAGGCCCTGGCCAGTCCCTACTGCCGCACCATGGACCACGCGCGCTTGATGCTGACCACGGTGACGCCACGCAACGAGATCCGCGAAGCGCAGGGCAACGACTACGCTGGGCTCAAACAGCTGCTGGCCACGCCGGTCCCCGTCGGCACCAACCGCTGGATCGTGGGCCACGGCACGCCGTTTCGTGCGGTGGCCGGCGCGCCCCACCTGAGCGAGGGCGAAGCCGCCGTGATCCGCCCCGGCACCACGGGCTGGACGGTGCTGGCCCGCCTCATGGTCGCCGACTGGGCGGCGCTGGGCTCCACGCCATGA
- a CDS encoding Rieske 2Fe-2S domain-containing protein, which yields MTQPMDKHDSQRSTGTAPPVEKKLIPYGGYHTNKIPSHDPELTEVGPGTPTGEYMRSFWQPVCMSMELTDTPHFLKILGEELVAFRDKSGRVGLLHAHCVHRGASLEYGSIQERGIMCCYHGMVFDIDGTCLKVPFPKGEEADAERYACSIRQGAYKAFERNGLVFAYMGPPEKEPPFPEWEGNFTVLPGDELVPYSNFQHCNWLQVQDNAADNFHTATLHSAKNVVNGQFQGTTFDEVGAPSMEVAPDMQFVPVQGGRSLACAGARRVSDDRLFIRVQHQVLPNLSLHAYTSEDGSAQKHFSRFHIVRWTVPVDDVNSKMIGWRVMGPGIDTRGVGIRELVGYESIDFLEGQVALRRPERFGGLTINDRPQIPGDHRARANYKQAQYAPGDYEAIISQRPIAVHALENPTKLDAGVYMFRKLLRDAVRGTNKAASAEGFADWLRDAAGAPRSFCSGNVLEIPVGARVEDEIVRRRHVTKAVVTMLAESEHLKGAEREQFVKTRMLALEAEMKASAATA from the coding sequence ATGACCCAGCCCATGGACAAACACGACAGCCAACGTTCGACCGGCACCGCACCACCGGTGGAGAAAAAGCTGATTCCCTACGGCGGGTACCACACCAACAAGATCCCGAGCCACGACCCGGAGCTGACCGAGGTCGGCCCGGGCACGCCCACGGGCGAGTACATGCGCAGCTTCTGGCAACCGGTCTGCATGTCCATGGAGCTCACCGACACGCCGCACTTTCTGAAGATCCTCGGCGAGGAGCTGGTGGCCTTTCGGGACAAGAGCGGCCGCGTCGGCCTGCTGCACGCGCACTGCGTGCACCGAGGTGCGTCGCTCGAATACGGCTCCATCCAGGAGCGCGGGATCATGTGCTGCTACCACGGCATGGTGTTCGACATCGACGGCACCTGCCTGAAGGTGCCCTTTCCGAAGGGCGAAGAAGCGGACGCCGAGCGCTACGCCTGCTCGATCCGCCAGGGTGCCTACAAGGCCTTCGAGCGCAACGGCCTGGTGTTCGCCTACATGGGCCCGCCCGAGAAAGAACCGCCCTTCCCCGAGTGGGAAGGCAACTTCACCGTGCTGCCCGGTGACGAACTCGTGCCCTACAGCAACTTCCAGCACTGCAACTGGCTGCAGGTGCAGGACAACGCGGCCGACAACTTCCACACCGCCACGCTGCACTCGGCCAAGAACGTGGTGAACGGGCAGTTCCAGGGCACGACGTTCGACGAGGTCGGCGCGCCTTCCATGGAAGTGGCGCCCGACATGCAGTTCGTGCCGGTGCAGGGCGGCCGCTCGCTGGCCTGCGCGGGTGCGCGCCGCGTGAGCGACGACCGCCTGTTCATCCGCGTGCAGCACCAGGTGCTGCCCAACCTGAGCCTGCACGCCTACACCTCCGAAGACGGCTCGGCGCAAAAGCACTTCAGCCGCTTCCACATCGTGCGCTGGACGGTGCCGGTGGACGACGTGAACAGCAAGATGATCGGCTGGCGCGTGATGGGCCCGGGCATCGACACGCGCGGCGTGGGCATCAGGGAGCTCGTGGGCTACGAGTCGATCGACTTCCTGGAAGGCCAGGTGGCGCTGCGCCGGCCCGAACGTTTTGGCGGACTCACCATCAACGACCGGCCGCAGATCCCGGGCGATCACCGCGCGCGCGCCAACTACAAACAGGCGCAGTACGCCCCGGGCGACTACGAAGCCATCATCAGCCAGCGGCCGATCGCGGTGCACGCGCTGGAGAACCCGACCAAGCTCGACGCCGGCGTCTACATGTTCCGCAAGCTGCTGCGCGATGCCGTGCGCGGCACCAACAAGGCCGCCAGCGCCGAGGGTTTTGCCGACTGGCTGCGCGACGCCGCCGGCGCACCACGCAGTTTCTGTTCGGGCAATGTGCTGGAGATCCCGGTGGGTGCGCGGGTGGAAGACGAGATCGTGCGCCGCCGCCACGTGACCAAGGCGGTGGTGACCATGCTGGCCGAGAGCGAACACCTCAAGGGCGCGGAGCGCGAGCAGTTCGTCAAGACCCGCATGCTCGCGCTGGAGGCCGAGATGAAGGCCAGCGCCGCGACGGCCTGA
- a CDS encoding GntR family transcriptional regulator produces MSFTAKLPSRTNYVDEVYKVLLDAISDGSLAPGTRITQEEVAEQLDVSRSPVIQALRQLKTDGLVQDAPGRGVLIAPLDPQTIGHVYKIRGVLDELAAGLAAERWARIDPELIRKGREISLGDDVRAMIDADMAFHRAVYQASGNPLIEDSSRMHWVHLRRVMGGVIQLHGMRRPIWDEHQAIADAIEAGDVAQARQLALQHTLNASENLLARLGLETAAP; encoded by the coding sequence ATGTCGTTCACGGCCAAGCTCCCCTCCCGCACCAACTACGTGGACGAGGTCTACAAGGTGCTGCTGGACGCCATCAGCGACGGCTCGCTCGCCCCGGGCACCCGCATCACGCAGGAAGAGGTGGCCGAGCAGCTCGATGTGTCGCGCTCGCCCGTGATCCAGGCCCTGCGCCAGCTCAAGACCGACGGTCTGGTCCAGGACGCGCCCGGGCGCGGCGTGCTCATCGCCCCGCTCGACCCGCAGACCATCGGCCACGTGTACAAGATCCGCGGCGTGCTGGACGAACTCGCCGCGGGCCTCGCGGCCGAGCGTTGGGCGCGTATCGACCCCGAACTCATCCGCAAGGGGCGAGAGATCAGCCTGGGCGACGACGTGCGCGCCATGATCGACGCCGACATGGCCTTCCACCGCGCCGTCTACCAGGCCAGCGGCAACCCGCTGATTGAAGACAGTTCACGCATGCACTGGGTGCACCTGCGGCGGGTGATGGGCGGCGTGATCCAGCTGCACGGCATGCGCCGCCCCATCTGGGACGAGCATCAGGCCATTGCCGATGCCATTGAAGCGGGTGACGTGGCCCAGGCGCGCCAACTGGCGCTGCAGCACACGCTCAATGCCAGCGAGAACCTGCTGGCCCGACTGGGACTGGAAACCGCTGCCCCCTGA
- a CDS encoding cupin domain-containing protein, producing MNLNNDFSLRATDRADTAIWQPSPLPGVERRLLDRVGNEVARATSVVRYAPGSRFDAHTHGGGEEILVLEGVFSDETGDHPAGTYLRNPPGTRHAPFSVPGCVLLVKLWQFAADDLTPVRINTLTEPWRQGLVPGLTVMPLHEHDGVSTALVRWAPHTQFNPHRHPGGEEIFVLEGVFRDEHGTYPRHSWLRNPRWSQHTPFTGPEGALIWVKVGHLGATFLEPAFAA from the coding sequence ATGAACCTCAACAACGACTTTTCCCTGCGCGCCACCGACCGGGCAGACACGGCCATCTGGCAGCCCTCGCCCTTGCCGGGGGTGGAGCGCCGCCTGCTCGACCGCGTGGGCAACGAGGTGGCACGTGCCACCAGCGTGGTGCGTTATGCACCCGGCTCGCGCTTTGATGCGCACACCCACGGCGGCGGCGAGGAAATCCTGGTGCTCGAGGGTGTGTTTTCGGACGAGACCGGCGACCACCCGGCCGGCACCTACCTGCGCAACCCACCCGGCACGCGCCACGCGCCGTTTTCGGTGCCCGGCTGCGTGTTGCTGGTGAAGCTGTGGCAGTTCGCCGCCGACGACCTCACGCCCGTGCGCATCAACACGCTCACCGAACCCTGGCGTCAGGGTCTGGTGCCGGGACTCACAGTGATGCCGCTGCACGAGCACGACGGCGTGAGCACGGCGCTGGTGCGCTGGGCGCCCCACACACAGTTCAACCCGCACCGCCATCCCGGTGGTGAAGAGATCTTTGTGCTGGAAGGTGTGTTTCGCGACGAGCACGGCACCTACCCGCGCCACAGCTGGCTGCGCAACCCGCGCTGGAGCCAGCACACGCCCTTCACCGGCCCCGAGGGCGCGTTGATCTGGGTGAAGGTGGGCCACCTGGGCGCCACCTTCCTGGAGCCTGCGTTCGCCGCTTGA
- a CDS encoding PDR/VanB family oxidoreductase, whose translation MDELDASLALQIRQIRLEATGIHSFELRAPDHEHLPAFTAGAHIDVHLPGGLVRQYSLCNDPAESHRYVIGVLKDLNGRGGSLRVHEALKVGDTVKVSRPRNQFELQPQQTSALLIAGGIGITPLKSMAHSLLQAGTPFELHYCARSCEVAAFTEELVELNRRVPGSARWHFDNGVVGAGLDLAALLAVQPAGTHLYFCGPPGFMKACAQAAAHWQPGTVHSEHFQAPTRAEPLAPTTGATLKLSKSERELVLPEGSNLLDFLDQHGIHVPTSCVSGLCGTCKTGYADGEVEHNDFILDDAEKNHCLTPCVSRILSRSITLHL comes from the coding sequence ATGGACGAACTCGACGCTTCGCTGGCGCTGCAGATCCGCCAGATCCGCCTGGAAGCCACCGGCATCCACTCGTTTGAACTTCGCGCGCCCGACCACGAGCACCTGCCCGCCTTCACCGCCGGGGCGCACATCGATGTGCACCTGCCTGGCGGCCTGGTGCGCCAGTACTCGCTGTGCAACGACCCGGCGGAGTCGCACAGGTATGTCATCGGGGTGTTGAAGGACCTCAACGGACGCGGTGGTTCGCTGCGCGTGCACGAGGCGTTGAAGGTCGGTGACACGGTGAAGGTGAGCCGCCCGCGCAACCAGTTCGAGTTGCAGCCGCAGCAGACATCGGCCCTGCTGATCGCCGGTGGTATCGGCATCACGCCGCTGAAGTCCATGGCGCACAGCCTGCTGCAGGCCGGCACACCGTTCGAACTGCACTACTGCGCACGCTCCTGCGAGGTGGCGGCGTTCACCGAAGAGCTGGTTGAACTCAACCGCCGGGTGCCGGGCTCGGCACGCTGGCATTTCGACAACGGTGTGGTGGGCGCGGGGCTGGATCTGGCGGCGCTGCTCGCGGTGCAGCCTGCGGGCACGCACCTGTATTTCTGCGGACCGCCCGGTTTCATGAAAGCCTGCGCGCAAGCCGCGGCGCACTGGCAGCCGGGCACCGTGCATTCGGAACACTTCCAGGCACCCACCCGGGCCGAGCCGCTGGCTCCCACCACCGGCGCCACCCTGAAGTTGTCGAAGTCGGAGCGGGAACTCGTCCTGCCCGAAGGCAGCAACCTGCTGGACTTTCTGGACCAGCACGGCATTCATGTGCCCACCTCGTGTGTGAGCGGCCTGTGCGGCACCTGCAAGACCGGTTATGCCGACGGCGAGGTCGAGCACAACGACTTCATCCTGGACGACGCCGAGAAGAACCATTGCCTCACGCCCTGCGTGTCCCGCATCTTGAGCCGCAGCATCACGCTGCACCTGTGA
- a CDS encoding ABC transporter permease: MPFLFSLAWRDLRASGRHLWIFCACLVLGVALVTAGGGLYRQVAGALVNDARLLFGGDVEVEQTAPLPPDVLAWMNGRADVSRLVELRTMLRTSDGRAQLIELQSADARYPLYGTVQLAPAGDLTAALLERNGVWGAALDATLAQRLNLQPGDTVEVGNLRLQVRALVVRQPDRSLRADWGGAPVLVADGALAATGLVQPLSRVEYHYRVRTPQPAAAWRDAFIAAWPDLQAEVRTFEERSDRMAEVLGQIGSGLLLIGFSALFIGGLGVFNSVQAYLQGKLGTLATLRAVGLRDGRLAALVLLQILMLALLSSLGGVLIGNALALGGTLAAAQQLPLAPLVASLWLPSLVGLSFGVLTALTFALPALGRALSVSPAALFRGIDGNTLKTPRRVWWLTGGVAAVVGVLVVASVPDARFGFAFVVATVLLLVLLEGVTRLLRGLARRQLHRPGATMPFELRLAMAGLQRSDSPLRAALLSLGAALTLLVACTLVVTSLLRTVNETVPANAPAMVFYDVQTEQIPLLQDTLEAQPGLREVTTAPLVLGRVIEVNGEVLRDSSDGERVREARDEQKFSSRAGNIDDVVIRNGAWWPADHSGAPLVAMEDREADQLGLKVGDQLTFEILGAPVQAELAAIYSQQRMQARLWLEGIFSDGVLDPYITRHVGAAWLPADQALAAQDQLAAAAPNIATVRTESLLRETRALMGRASTGLAVIAGVCLAASLLVLASVVASSRARQVFEATVMHAVGARLTSLRRVLYWEYLLLAVVTAGFAMLAGSALATGLLRWRLDLDPMGLYWTGALTALGVSGVSLGLGARYLLAQMRLNPAMLLRSGT; the protein is encoded by the coding sequence ATGCCGTTTCTGTTTAGTCTGGCCTGGCGCGACCTGCGCGCCAGCGGCCGACACCTGTGGATCTTCTGCGCCTGCCTGGTGCTGGGCGTGGCGCTGGTCACGGCCGGTGGCGGCCTCTACCGCCAGGTGGCTGGCGCGCTCGTGAACGACGCGCGCCTGCTGTTCGGTGGCGATGTGGAGGTGGAGCAGACCGCGCCACTCCCCCCCGACGTGCTGGCCTGGATGAACGGGCGCGCCGATGTGTCGCGCCTGGTGGAGCTGCGCACCATGCTGCGCACGTCCGATGGCCGGGCCCAGCTCATCGAGCTGCAGAGCGCCGACGCGCGTTACCCGCTGTACGGCACGGTGCAACTGGCCCCCGCGGGTGACTTGACCGCGGCGCTGCTGGAGCGCAACGGTGTGTGGGGCGCGGCCCTGGACGCCACGCTCGCCCAACGCCTGAACCTTCAACCCGGCGACACGGTGGAGGTGGGCAACCTGCGCCTGCAGGTGCGCGCCCTTGTGGTGCGCCAGCCCGACCGCAGCCTGCGCGCCGACTGGGGTGGTGCCCCGGTGCTGGTGGCCGACGGGGCGCTGGCCGCCACCGGCCTGGTGCAGCCGCTCAGCCGCGTGGAGTACCACTACCGCGTTCGCACGCCACAGCCCGCCGCCGCGTGGCGCGACGCCTTCATCGCCGCCTGGCCCGACCTGCAGGCCGAGGTGCGCACGTTTGAAGAACGCAGCGACCGCATGGCCGAGGTGCTGGGCCAGATCGGCTCGGGGCTGCTGCTCATCGGTTTCTCCGCGCTGTTCATTGGCGGACTTGGTGTGTTCAACAGCGTGCAGGCCTACCTGCAAGGCAAGCTCGGCACGCTGGCCACGCTGCGCGCCGTGGGCCTGCGCGACGGCCGGCTGGCCGCGCTGGTGCTGTTGCAGATCCTGATGCTGGCGCTGCTCTCCAGCCTGGGTGGTGTGCTCATCGGCAACGCGCTCGCCCTGGGCGGCACGCTGGCCGCCGCGCAGCAGCTGCCGCTGGCGCCGCTGGTGGCCAGCCTGTGGCTGCCCTCGCTGGTGGGCCTGAGCTTCGGTGTGTTGACCGCGCTCACGTTTGCGCTGCCCGCGCTGGGCCGCGCACTCTCGGTATCGCCGGCCGCGCTGTTTCGCGGCATCGACGGCAACACGCTCAAGACGCCCCGACGCGTGTGGTGGCTCACCGGCGGTGTGGCTGCGGTGGTGGGTGTGCTGGTGGTGGCCAGCGTGCCCGACGCACGTTTCGGCTTCGCTTTTGTGGTGGCCACGGTGTTGCTGCTGGTGCTGCTCGAAGGCGTGACGCGCCTGCTGCGTGGCCTGGCGCGCCGCCAGCTCCACCGGCCCGGGGCCACGATGCCGTTTGAACTGCGCCTGGCCATGGCCGGCCTGCAGCGCAGCGACTCACCCTTGCGCGCGGCCCTGCTCTCGCTGGGTGCCGCGCTCACGCTGCTGGTGGCCTGCACGCTGGTGGTCACCTCGCTCTTGCGCACGGTGAACGAAACCGTGCCCGCCAACGCGCCGGCCATGGTGTTCTACGACGTGCAGACCGAGCAGATCCCGTTGCTGCAGGACACGCTCGAAGCGCAGCCTGGCTTGCGCGAGGTCACCACGGCCCCGCTGGTGCTGGGCCGTGTGATCGAGGTGAACGGCGAAGTGCTGCGCGACAGCAGCGATGGTGAGCGCGTGCGCGAAGCGCGCGACGAGCAGAAGTTCAGCAGCCGCGCCGGCAACATCGACGACGTGGTGATCCGCAACGGCGCCTGGTGGCCGGCCGACCACAGCGGCGCTCCACTGGTGGCCATGGAAGACCGCGAGGCCGACCAGCTGGGCCTGAAGGTGGGCGACCAACTGACCTTCGAGATCCTGGGCGCACCGGTGCAGGCCGAGCTCGCCGCCATTTACAGCCAGCAGCGGATGCAGGCGCGCCTGTGGCTGGAAGGCATCTTCAGCGACGGTGTGCTCGACCCCTACATCACGCGCCACGTGGGCGCCGCCTGGCTGCCCGCCGACCAGGCCCTGGCCGCTCAAGACCAGCTGGCCGCCGCCGCGCCCAACATCGCCACCGTGCGCACCGAGTCGCTGCTGCGCGAGACGCGTGCGCTCATGGGCCGCGCCAGCACGGGTCTGGCGGTGATCGCCGGCGTGTGCCTGGCGGCCAGCCTGCTGGTGCTCGCCAGCGTGGTGGCCAGCAGCCGCGCGCGCCAGGTGTTTGAGGCCACGGTGATGCACGCCGTCGGTGCGCGCCTGACCAGTCTGCGGCGTGTGCTGTATTGGGAATACCTGCTGCTCGCGGTGGTGACCGCCGGTTTTGCCATGCTGGCCGGCAGCGCGCTGGCCACCGGCCTGCTGCGCTGGCGGCTCGACCTGGACCCCATGGGCCTGTACTGGACCGGCGCGCTCACCGCGCTGGGGGTCAGCGGTGTGAGCCTGGGGCTGGGTGCGCGCTACCTGCTCGCGCAGATGCGGCTGAACCCGGCCATGCTGCTGCGCAGCGGCACCTGA
- a CDS encoding extracellular catalytic domain type 1 short-chain-length polyhydroxyalkanoate depolymerase: MAQRTAASSWLKLFNRNLATLTRNTRRAQTRAVKTAVKRAATPKQPPATPGDWLSGMAIGPGGARRYRLYRPPALQAGERLPLLVMLHGCGQDAAGFAQSTRMNALARRERFLVLYPEQDRLASAQRCWNWFDTRSGRAHGEVSLILAAIDQVCLLQPVDRACVALAGLSAGASMAALIASRHPARFKAVVMHSGIAPGAADSTATALAAMRGHRMPAPWSPPPGQLLPLPPLLVIQGRRDAVVASSNGAAAAGVWALAGGAAAGAPRSQQRGQRHPMQVTDFKHRGRTAATLINVDQLGHAWSGGAANQPYSDAQGPDASRLVWAFVSKQFPSARATVAAQVPARLAAPPAVNIPLLFNPFALFAMKGATLKP, encoded by the coding sequence ATGGCCCAGCGCACGGCAGCGTCCAGCTGGTTGAAGCTGTTCAACCGCAACCTGGCCACGCTCACGCGCAACACGCGCCGTGCGCAGACGCGCGCCGTCAAAACCGCCGTGAAACGCGCGGCCACCCCGAAGCAGCCACCGGCCACACCGGGCGACTGGCTCAGCGGCATGGCGATCGGCCCCGGCGGCGCGCGCCGCTACCGTCTTTACCGGCCGCCCGCGTTGCAAGCCGGCGAGCGCCTGCCGCTGCTGGTCATGCTGCACGGCTGCGGCCAGGATGCGGCGGGTTTTGCGCAAAGCACCCGCATGAACGCGCTGGCCAGACGCGAGCGCTTTCTGGTTCTCTACCCCGAGCAAGACCGCCTGGCCAGCGCCCAGCGTTGCTGGAACTGGTTTGACACGCGCAGCGGGCGCGCCCACGGCGAGGTGTCGCTGATCCTGGCCGCCATCGACCAGGTGTGCCTGCTGCAGCCGGTGGACCGGGCCTGCGTGGCCCTCGCGGGCCTGTCGGCCGGCGCCAGCATGGCCGCGCTCATCGCCTCGCGCCACCCGGCGCGCTTCAAGGCGGTGGTGATGCACTCGGGCATTGCCCCCGGCGCGGCCGACTCCACCGCCACCGCGCTCGCCGCCATGCGTGGGCACCGCATGCCCGCGCCCTGGTCGCCCCCACCGGGTCAACTGTTGCCGCTGCCGCCGCTGCTGGTGATTCAAGGCAGACGCGATGCCGTGGTGGCCTCCAGCAACGGCGCCGCTGCGGCCGGCGTGTGGGCACTTGCCGGTGGCGCTGCCGCGGGCGCACCGCGCAGCCAGCAACGCGGCCAGCGCCACCCCATGCAGGTGACCGACTTCAAACACCGCGGGCGCACCGCCGCCACCCTGATCAACGTGGACCAGCTCGGCCACGCCTGGAGCGGTGGCGCAGCCAACCAGCCTTACAGCGACGCGCAAGGGCCCGACGCCTCGCGACTGGTCTGGGCCTTTGTCTCGAAACAGTTTCCCTCCGCCCGGGCAACCGTGGCAGCCCAGGTGCCGGCGCGCCTGGCCGCACCGCCCGCCGTCAACATTCCTTTGCTCTTCAACCCCTTCGCGCTCTTCGCGATGAAGGGTGCGACACTCAAACCATGA
- a CDS encoding S1 family peptidase, with protein sequence MNRPPIYPDPPQIIAPTTGNAEGDEVAPITAPVDPLFLAAPRVSTFHGKQPLTNASGFFFERDDRLYLVTSRHVVIDEATQHFPDRLEIELHLDASNLTRSTGFSMLLYNEGAAVWRQGKDSGGEIDVAVIELDRAALPDESVIRAFSPAHLPTSFDEVHPGESLLVVGFPLGFHDALHHLPVLRHAIIASPYGIRFQGNGYFLTDARTHRGTSGAAVVMRDSSPEAQSAALPWKLMGVHSARMDMGDRDLVLDESLGLNCAWYADILLTLTTPREGDSAA encoded by the coding sequence ATGAACCGACCCCCGATCTATCCCGACCCACCGCAAATCATTGCGCCCACCACCGGCAACGCCGAAGGCGACGAGGTGGCACCCATCACGGCCCCGGTCGACCCGCTGTTTCTGGCCGCACCGCGCGTGTCCACATTCCATGGCAAGCAACCCCTGACCAACGCCAGCGGTTTCTTTTTCGAGCGGGACGACCGCCTGTATCTGGTGACCAGCCGGCACGTGGTGATTGACGAAGCCACCCAGCATTTCCCCGACCGGCTGGAGATCGAACTGCACCTGGACGCCTCCAACCTCACGCGCTCCACCGGCTTTTCGATGCTGCTCTACAACGAGGGTGCGGCCGTGTGGCGCCAGGGCAAGGACAGCGGTGGCGAGATCGATGTGGCCGTGATCGAACTCGACCGCGCGGCGCTGCCCGACGAGTCGGTGATCCGAGCCTTCAGCCCGGCCCACCTGCCGACCAGCTTTGACGAAGTGCACCCCGGCGAGTCGTTGCTGGTGGTGGGCTTTCCGCTCGGGTTCCACGACGCGCTGCACCACCTGCCGGTGCTGCGCCACGCCATCATTGCCTCGCCTTACGGGATCCGCTTCCAGGGCAACGGCTACTTCCTCACCGACGCCCGCACCCACCGCGGCACCAGCGGCGCGGCGGTGGTGATGCGCGACAGCTCTCCCGAAGCGCAGAGCGCTGCCCTGCCCTGGAAACTGATGGGCGTGCACTCGGCCCGCATGGACATGGGCGACCGCGATCTGGTGCTGGACGAGTCGCTGGGCCTGAACTGCGCCTGGTACGCCGATATTCTGCTCACGCTCACCACACCGCGGGAGGGCGATTCGGCGGCGTGA
- a CDS encoding alpha/beta fold hydrolase: MNCITTADQTSLYLKDWGEGSPVVLIHGWPLSADSWDDLAMSLVEAGHRVISYDRRGFGRSSQPWNGYDYDTLADDLWEVMEQLKLEDVTLVGFSMGGGEVARYMSRHNGKHVARTALISSVLPFRLKTPDNPTGAEASAFDKTAKALGDDRAKFFTGFFRDFFSHASPDSRVSDETLRWAHNTAMQAGLRPTVASMRAFSSTDFRPDLAAFTVPTLLIHGTDDKTVPIAASSRLAAAGIAGSQLIEYEGAPHGLFVSHKQRLAKDLLAFLKA; the protein is encoded by the coding sequence ATGAACTGCATCACCACCGCCGACCAGACCTCGCTCTACCTCAAGGACTGGGGCGAGGGCAGTCCCGTCGTGCTGATCCACGGCTGGCCTTTGAGCGCCGACAGCTGGGACGATCTCGCCATGTCGCTGGTCGAGGCCGGCCACCGCGTCATCTCGTACGACCGGCGCGGGTTCGGCCGCTCGTCACAACCCTGGAACGGTTACGACTACGACACCCTGGCCGACGACCTGTGGGAGGTGATGGAGCAGCTCAAGCTGGAAGACGTCACGCTGGTGGGCTTTTCCATGGGCGGCGGCGAGGTGGCGCGCTACATGTCGCGCCACAACGGCAAGCACGTGGCGCGCACCGCGCTGATTTCGTCGGTGCTGCCGTTTCGCCTGAAGACCCCCGACAACCCCACGGGCGCGGAAGCCTCCGCCTTCGACAAGACCGCCAAGGCCCTGGGGGACGACCGCGCCAAATTCTTCACCGGCTTCTTCCGTGACTTCTTCAGCCACGCCTCCCCCGACAGCCGCGTGAGCGACGAGACCCTGCGCTGGGCGCACAACACCGCCATGCAGGCCGGCCTGCGCCCCACCGTGGCCAGCATGCGCGCGTTCTCCAGCACCGACTTCCGCCCCGACCTCGCCGCGTTCACGGTGCCCACGCTGCTGATCCACGGCACCGACGACAAAACGGTGCCGATCGCGGCATCGAGCCGCCTCGCGGCTGCGGGCATCGCCGGGTCGCAGCTCATCGAATACGAAGGCGCACCGCACGGCCTGTTCGTCAGCCACAAGCAGCGCCTGGCCAAGGACCTGCTGGCGTTTCTGAAAGCCTGA
- a CDS encoding DUF3096 domain-containing protein, with protein sequence MNLNLSIGPLVALIAGILILVMPRMLNYIVAVYLIIVGVIGLFGRNLGL encoded by the coding sequence ATGAACCTGAACCTGAGCATTGGCCCCCTGGTGGCCCTCATCGCCGGCATCCTCATCCTCGTGATGCCGCGCATGCTGAACTACATCGTTGCCGTCTACCTGATCATCGTGGGCGTGATCGGCCTGTTCGGCCGCAACCTCGGTTTGTGA